One Primulina eburnea isolate SZY01 chromosome 4, ASM2296580v1, whole genome shotgun sequence genomic window, AGAACCATAACCTCCAAATGCTGGCCTATGAAGCTCCATTAGAGTGCGATTATCCTCTTCTCCAGCCATGTCTTCAAATTCTGGTTTACGGTCTAATTCAGATTCTGCTTCAGATTCggattcaagagccaagttgttggTCCTTCGAGCTCTACGGATACTGCGAAGAGTGCtttcaatctcaagatcaagtggcactAGATTCCTGACGTCTTGAGCACGGCTCATATAACACGAGCTAACCcctgaaatcaaaaatttaagtGCACAATTTAAGCTCCAAAAGAGTGTAAAAGTTCTGAAataaaattaactaattaaaatactaaagatttaaaaataaatgaaagatttaaaactaagaataaaagcctagtctcaaacaaataatttatcgtaatattaaataaatagtccccggcaacggcgccaaaaacttgaccgacgatttcggttgggattaattctagcaagcggactaggtcaagttatagtaattggacagaacgtccaagtatcgatgccatagagactattatttaattactaagattgaattattctatttaatctaggcaaataATAACGAGCGATTTGATTATTAATTAAACTAAGTAAATTTAAAACTAATTTATGCTAAATTAATGACCAAAATCAAATTTCAGAGAAGCTTGGAACTTggagattttcaaatttaaataaaatgatcgTGAACACACAACGGTAACAAACTCTGATTAAATTCATGCACTGGAATTATTTAACTACAGATTATTCGAAGTCACGATGCAATCCtccaatttaattataaatctatttctagaatttataatcctattttcatttaacagttcaattatttttaattgaatttaattaaacaaaaacgcatgtatcaacgatagaattacagttgtcgcctaaaatcgcacactgaaaccgaatactatttctagtcgatttaaccgtgtgttgattaatatttttgaagctaaattcaaTCTATTCTCTTTCCAGTCAAGATCGAAcgacaaacatgcaaataattggccagattaaaagcacgaaaattacgcaaacatcaatcaataacaagaaCTAATTTCATAAATCAAACAACCCAATGAATAAACAAAAATCAACCGTTTAtccctatcgtggtcccgatcacaagagGAAATTActcaataaattcaaaactaaaatcaaatttaatattcgaattcatgtctgaaaataagaaaacgaAAGAGAACAGAAAATCTCAGTGATGGTGCGCGGTTCTTGCGTGAGTAGTGCACGATTTTCTCTCGTTTTTCCCAAAGTCGTCGCCGTCTTCAAAGATGCGAAAGTTCTCCCTTTTCTTCCTCTCCAAGTCGGCTctctaaaaaaaattcaacaacCTTCGTTTTCCTCGGTTTTTCCCCTTTTATTTTTCCTTCCAAATCACGAGCAAATCTTCGCCAAAATCTCGATCTGATatcatgtacacggaccccgttcaTACATCAGggaaagggtccgtgtagactcggctCAACATTTCTTCCGGACtgctggacacggaccccgtgtataggTCCAtctcagggtccgtgtacatactagATTTTTCTTCTTTCGAGGGTagcagacacggaccccgtgtaggggtccgtctaTAGGTCCGTCCACACACTGTAAATTTAATTCTCGGATGatgagggacacggaccccgtgcaggggtCCGGTGataggtccgtgtagactctgatTTGCTCTTTGTGATTTTTCCTATTTCCTCGGGTAATTCTTGACGTGGCATTGCGACGTTTGACCTCTTTTCCATTTCTTTGGCTTGTAtcatcttttggtcaaacctacaaTTTGCCATAATAGTACGAATTAAGCGCAAAAatcggaataaaacatgccagATAAGCatgaatacgacaaaataaagtccctaaaatgctatataattTGTGCTTATCAGGCGGCTGCTAGTAGActttagaaccctaggtttgcttcttaatttttgaaaattaggtGTTGCAAAGTTAGTTTTTTAGTCTTTTAAGTTTAGGAATAATTAGGCCCAATAATCTTAAGTAAATTAGCCCCATTAAGAtctatttaattgtaaaataaaagtttacaatttttttttcaaaaataataatatttaggcCTTTAAAAGTCCTTCGTTTTCCTAAAACCGGCTTGTCGATAAAATCGAgctcgtctcgtaaaataattttgactccagcatttttagaaaattttaataatatttaatcatACTATCAAGACTTAAAACATTTatcgaaaaaatattttcatcttgGTCATCCACAATCTCCTTTCGCTAGCCTGTTATCGAATGTTcggataaaatattttattttatggaaCCAAAAAGAACTAGAAGAAGAGGTTTATATGAAATAACATGAAGGATTCTTCTCTTGTTATGGTGAGCACTTGGTAACCTTAAAAAATCTATATATGGATTGAAACAAGCTTCTCGTcaatgatatttgaaatttcACGATGTAATCTCTTCATTCGGATTCGTAGAGAATATCATGGATCAATGTATATATCAGAACGTCAGTGGGAATAAGATTTGTTTCCTTATTCtatatatgaatgatatatTACTTGCAACCAATGACAAGGGTTTGTTATATAAGGTGAAACAATTTCtctttaaaaactttgatatgaaggatatgggcgatgcatcttatgtcattggCATTAAGATATATAGAGACCGAATTAAAGATATTCTAGGTCTGTCTCAAGAAACTTATATCAACAAAGTTTTAGAGAAATATCGGATGGAAGATTGTTCACAAAGTATAGCTCCCATTGTGAAAGGAGATAAGTTCAACTTAAGCAATGCACAAACAATGATCTAGAACGGGAACAAATGGAAAACATTCCTTATGCTTCTGCTGTCGGAAGCTTGATATATGTTCAGGTTTTCACTAGATCTGACATTGCATTTGTTGTTGGGAAGATATCAGAGTAATCCATGTTTTGACAATTGGAAAGATGCAAAGAAAGTGATGAGGTATCTTCAAGGGACCAAAAATTATATGTTTATGTTCAGACGAAATGAAAATTTGCAAGCAATTGGCTACTCTGATTCAGACTACATTGGCTGCATTGATTCAAGAAAATCCACTTCAGGATATATAGATGATGGATCTGTATCTTGGAGAAGTACAAAACAGATATTGGCTGCTACTTCCACTATAGAAGTTGAGTTCGTAGTTTGTTTTGAGGCAACCTCTCATGTTGTATGGTTGAAGAGTTTCATTTCGAGGCTTAGAATTATGGATTCTATATCTAGGCCATTAAGAATATATGGTGACAATTCAGCTGCTGTTTTTATGgctaaaaataataaaagtggTAGTCGAAGCAAGCACATCGACATTAAGTATTTAGCCATATGAAAAcatgttaaaaataataaattaattatcgaGCATATTAGCACTGAATTGATGATTGTGAATCCTTTGACTAAAGGCATACCACCATTAAAATTCAAGGATCATATAGAAAGAATGGACTTGGCTCCTTTATGTAATTTTGTTGTAAGAACAAATTAATGAAACTATGTTGtgatattttctcatatttatTGTGCACACATTCATTGATTTGAGAAATATCAATAAAGTTGGATCTCGAATAAACATAGGGTTTACTCATTAAGTTATACAGATTTGAGAGATATAATATGAAGGATCGTGTGTGCTAGTGTCTTCGAAGACATTTCGCACACAACAGTcttcaatgagcttcaatagctcgtgttctaagaatattaacaccgatgaattaaattgaatttggttttaaaccaagcggaagaaactcgaagtaatccatcgtaaagaaaactgaaatgttagaaaatattttaacttatgtaaactgactAACCGAAAGAACACAGATTAATTTTTGCATTCTTgtatttcagttatggtgacaactgaacacacgaacactccaactgatcaaaacaattttaaaatgataGTTAATCATttaagtacacaagatatgtttatggatgttcggagacttcaactgctcctacatcaccccttctatctccacgggtaggatccactagaagattttgatttatacaacaccttgtacaaacccaatcagctaggacttacactactgcctaaactgaaatcctagctacgactgaaggcagcacctttcagccaacacttctttaacgtctatgtgtcaaagactcgatacacaagtttaacgtttttgtgcaagactgtatttgagtggtggtgtgtgtgtgtgtgagaactgatctctgaaaactacCAGAAAGTGTTCTCatacactgagggaaatatgcttctaatctaaaGCGGATAACACGTTTAAGTGTTCCCTCGACTGGGCTGAATGCTTCTTTCTTAAGCTGATATAACTTTGAAGCGTgcccttttcttttctctcttgtattgtatatgttgtttgagtcttcacCGTTCTTCTCTTTATATACGCGGGAAAAGTTGATCGTatagtgagactcatttattgtattcGTTGCATTTAAATCGAATTCTTGTACTTTGTGTCTCATCTTTTTGACTGCCCTTCTGAAgcgtttgtctttaatgctctgatgcaacttccattattgtcctttgactagataatggctttgtaccttctcgcACAACTGGAATCCACTAGAtgtaagcttgtcttgatccgCAACTGAGAAGTTCTAACTGATGCTTCAGTTTGGTAAGCTTGACTGATCTTCAGTCGGGCTAGctaaatcagttgactcgtcagttgaactgatttaacTCCTTCAGTTGAACTGGCTAGCTGGGTTCATCGTTAGTTGGACACGTCATCGACTGGCCAAGATTTTGAGGTCTTCCTGCTGAATCACTTATCAACTAGACTATCAACTGAACTGTTTGTTTGAAGAACCAGTTGGACTGATTTGTTTTCGGCAATCAGTTGGTTCGATCAGTTGGTATCTCCGATAGCTTCAGTTATGGCTTCGTAAACTTGATTAAATCAGTTTAAGTTATCTGtgcactaaggtagattattagtaacacaattaacaagttttgttatcatcaaaatcaagattgcaacttgaaaagttccaacataaTACATTTTGCTACATGGAAGATAATAATCGTTTTTAAGATGACCTATCTTCATGattcatgtattttattttctcatatggtaaatgagatatatgggtcaagtgggagaatgtaagaAAAATGAACCATAT contains:
- the LOC140830232 gene encoding secreted RxLR effector protein 161-like, whose protein sequence is MENIPYASAVGSLIYVQVFTRSDIAFVVGKISERNENLQAIGYSDSDYIGCIDSRKSTSGYIDDGSVSWRSTKQILAATSTIEVEFVVCFEATSHVVWLKSFISRLRIMDSISRPLRIYGDNSAAVFMAKNNKSGSRSKHIDIKYLAI